In Eubalaena glacialis isolate mEubGla1 chromosome 4, mEubGla1.1.hap2.+ XY, whole genome shotgun sequence, the genomic window ACTGTCTGGGGGCTCCCTCTGGAGCTGTATTTCTGATGATcctccagggctgggctgggaaggGCTGTCGAGAAACCCCAGGTGACCCTGAGCCTGCTGCCCTGAACCTGAGGGAGGCTGCTCCTGGGGGATGATTTCCCATTCGTCGGTCTCCTCAGCCTGGAGCCTGTAAATCAGGGGCGAGGGGCTGAGTTGGAAGCAGCAGACAAAGGCCTCCAGGGAGGTGCCTCCCTCGATGTGGACCACCATCTGCATGCCAGAGAAGGCGACACTGTTGACGGTGCTCAGGGGCACCTGCTCCAGGAACCTCAGCGTCAGCCCGTTGACCCACACGCAGCCCTTGCGGCTCAGAGCCTTCAAGTTGAAGGCCAGCCGGGCACTGCCCTTCTCCAGGTAGGGTTCCAGTGACAAGTGCTGGCGGGAGAGGCGAGGGAGCTGCAGCCGGAGGTGGGCATCCAGGCCCCGGCCCACCAGCAGTGGGCTGGTGTCGTGCTCTAGCTGCGGAGGGACATTGGCGAAGGTGGCAGGGCCTGGCGTGGGGTGGTACAGGCTCACCCGCAGGACCGTGAGGGGCCTCTCCATGGACGATAGCCTAAGAAAGACGGAGCACAGACACACAGGCGTGGGTGGAGGCAGACACTCCTCTGTCATTCTCTGAGCCCGGACATTCTTGCCCACCTCAGGGGCTCCCAGCCACCTCCGGCCAAGCAGGGCCGGGCGCTGAACGTCGATGCAGTCATTCTGCTCCAGCCAGGCTGCAGCCACGGCCAGAGCTGGTATGAAAGCTCAGGCCCGCTGCTTCTAGCCTCAGCTTCATCCCTAACACACTTTGAGTGAGGCATGTTACTCAATCTCCAAATTTTAGTTGTCTCTTCTGTAACATAGGTATGTTGATCCTTGTCTGTGCAAGGTCCAAGGCATACCAGCCTGTGTGGTGGGGTTTGGGTGGCCTGTTGGCATTTGGGGACAATTTGCCCTGCCTcatggaaagggaaggggagaaggtAGGATCCACCTTCCTTGTATCCGCCAGTCACACAGCAAATGCTTGCCACGCCCTCCTCTGAGCCAGGCGCTGACCAGTGGCTGGGGATGAGCTAATCAACAGGAACACCAGCTGGGAAAGGAGAAGGGGTTTCTAGCTCCCGGTGTTGTGGAGTGACACAGAAGAGGGGACCCCCGCCTGCTCCTGGGGGATCAGAAAGGCTGCCTGGACACCCCAAGGAAGAACAAAAACATCTAGCACATTCTAAGTGCTCCTATGCGCGCGAATGCCACAGGCATGCCCTCTTCACTGTCTGGGGCAGAAGACAGATCCTGGTGATGAACTTGGAAAGAGCTGAGATCTCTCTCAGAACTGATGGGGCTCCATGGAGGTCAACTGGCCATACATATCTGCCAGTGTGCAATGCACATGTCACTTGCCTCTGTAACTCCATCTCTAGAAATTTGTCCTTTAGAATCTCACTGGCACATGCAGGAAGCCTCTGTTCCTGCATGGATTTGAGGAACATAAACTCTCTGGCACATGTACCAACCCCATAGGGCCCAGAACATGCCACCACCTTCTACAGGAACCAAGGACTGAGTGGATCTGAATAACTAAATGTACACTTTCCCAGCACCAGGCTTTTGCTTACAGTATTTTCTCTTCTGAGAATACATCTTCCACCCCAAACTGCTCAAGGCCCGGTTCAAATGTGACCTCTTCCATGAagcccttttcctctctctgcacTCAGACCCTCACAACAAGGAGGCTCCCCCCGGGGCTGCTCCATTCAGTCCCTTTTCCACTATGTGTCAGTTATGTGGGTCCTTGCCCCATCTGCCCTGTGCTCCTCTCCTCCTGTCGTCCCTGAGGCCTCCCGAGGGCAGAGCTGCCTCGATGCCCTGTGTCCCACTGCCCGGTCCAGACGGGGCCTGGCCACAGCAAGTGTCTGGGGGCACACCTGCCAAATGGCTAAATGAGAAGAGGCTCACACATGTGAAAATCAAGTCCAGAGAGACCCCACATAAGAGTCTGGTCCTTAAAGGCTGTGGGACAGGCTCCAAGTCCCTCCAGACCCTGGACTCCCTATCTTTTGGGTGAAGTAATGGTGAGAACCTCCCAATCTGACAGTGAGTGCAGAGCCCTTAGGGCACACCCTTTTCcctcatgcacacacacgcgcagCCCCACACAGACACACCACAACCACACCCCGCTTCTTGCCCCAGCCTGCAGAAAGCCTCTCCCTGAGGTGTGCGTAAACCAGGCCCAGGACAGCTGAGCTGGACAGCCAAGTCCTCAGGCCCGGCCAGGAGCTCAGAGTTCACTTCCAGGAACCAATCCCATGGCCCAGGGACCCTAAGAGAATCCCTCAGAAAAAAGGGTTCAACACTGCTCTTGTGACCTTACTCTCTGCTCTGCTGAGTCCTCCAGAGCTGATAGAAATCCCCCTGCCAGTGCAGAGCCCCTGCAGAGGCCTTCTCTTTGCTCCAGGACCCCAGTTGTTCCGGGGAAGCGGAAACTCAGAGGAAGACTCTCTGGGGTATGTGCCTGGTGAGGAGCTGGCAGGGGCCCCGTTCCCAGTCCCACCAGGCCTTCTCCCCTCACTGTGAGCTCAAGTCTCTGACCTCCACCTACCTTACTTCCAGGGTCACATCTGACTCCGGCACTGCAGCTGTGAGCTCTCGGGAGGAAGTGGGTCTAGGCTGGGGCGGGTCTGAGGATGGCAATTATGGCTACGGTTCGGGGAAGTGATGTGTCAGAATGCTCATCAGGTTtgctgctttcttcctttttccctttaggaaagaaaatggaagtgtAATTTCTTGTTGCAGAAGTGCAGCCCCACTGCTAAGAGGTTGGAAACCCCAGTCTGGGACCCTTGCTAGGAGAGGCCCCTGAGTTCCCTCCCG contains:
- the TIFAB gene encoding TRAF-interacting protein with FHA domain-containing protein B; translated protein: MERPLTVLRVSLYHPTPGPATFANVPPQLEHDTSPLLVGRGLDAHLRLQLPRLSRQHLSLEPYLEKGSARLAFNLKALSRKGCVWVNGLTLRFLEQVPLSTVNSVAFSGMQMVVHIEGGTSLEAFVCCFQLSPSPLIYRLQAEETDEWEIIPQEQPPSGSGQQAQGHLGFLDSPSQPSPGGSSEIQLQREPPDSALC